The Cucumis melo cultivar AY chromosome 6, USDA_Cmelo_AY_1.0, whole genome shotgun sequence genome includes a region encoding these proteins:
- the LOC103483989 gene encoding 21 kDa protein-like, protein MESQILKSSLTLFFFFIILTTFTPSAVASSSSTVRPVKPHIRKACKPTPYPRLCETALSLYASQTKRNQQELCRAAMVSSLKAAQNATSIISKLSRRKMSAYETEVIGDCIDDLKDSVDELRRASTAIKSLSRSKDVDFQLNSIKTWTSAALTDIITCTDGLSGGSGWKVNKKVKKEVKNCSINVVRQISNALSLINNFNYK, encoded by the exons ATGGAATCTCAAATCCTAAAATCCTCACTaacccttttcttcttcttcattatttTAACTACATTCACCCCCTCCGCCGTGGCTTCGTCTTCCTCCACCGTCCGGCCGGTAAAACCACACATCAGAAAGGCGTGCAAGCCAACGCCATATCCCCGCCTTTGTGAGACTGCACTTTCCTTATACGCTTCACAAACCAAAAGAAACCAGCAAGAACTATGCAGGGCGGCCATGGTCTCTTCTCTCAAAGCTGCACAAAACGCCACCTCCATCATCTCCAAGCTCTCACGTCGAAAGATGTCTGCCTACGAAACCGAAGTCATTGGTGATTGTATTGATGACCTGAAGGACTCTGTTGACGAGCTCCGTCGAGCTTCAACTGCCATCAAAAGCTTGAGTCGTTCTAAGGATGTGGATTTTCAG TTGAATAGTATTAAGACATGGACGAGCGCAGCACTGACCGACATTATAACATGCACGGACGGGTTGAGCGGCGGCTCGGGGTGGAAGGTGAACAAGAAGGTGAAGAAAGAGGTGAAGAATTGTAGTATAAATGTGGTAAGGCAGATTAGTAATGCCTTATCTCTCATCAACAACTTCAACTACAAATGA
- the LOC103483991 gene encoding 21 kDa protein-like has protein sequence MAKSLSLLLLLLSILTISASAFNGGASNFIKSKCSAATYPDLCVQSLSSFASTIQRNPRQLVQTALAVSLSRAQSTRSFVWKLTKFSGLKPRERAALKDCMEEVGDTVDRLNKSVEELKRVSGSKKKDFLWHISNVETWVSAAMTDENTCSDGFAGSALNGRIKSSVRGRIVDVTRVISNALSLINKYAETQS, from the coding sequence ATGGCGAAATCCCTCTCCCTTCTCCTCCTACTCCTCTCCATTCTCACCATCTCCGCCTCCGCCTTCAACGGCGGCGCTTCCAACTTCATCAAATCCAAGTGCAGCGCCGCTACTTACCCTGACCTTTGCGTCCAATCCCTCTCAAGTTTCGCCTCCACCATCCAACGAAACCCTCGCCAATTAGTCCAAACCGCTCTGGCCGTCAGCCTCTCCCGCGCTCAATCCACCCGATCTTTCGTCTGGAAACTTACCAAGTTCAGTGGACTTAAACCGAGAGAGCGCGCGGCCTTGAAGGACTGTATGGAAGAAGTCGGAGACACCGTAGATCGGCTCAACAAATCGGTGGAGGAACTGAAGCGCGTTAGCGGATCTAAGAAGAAGGACTTCCTATGGCACATTAGCAACGTTGAGACTTGGGTGAGTGCTGCTATGACCGACGAGAACACCTGCTCCGATGGATTTGCTGGCTCTGCACTGAATGGAAGAATTAAATCTTCGGTTAGGGGTCGCATTGTGGATGTTACTCGAGTAATAAGCAATGCGTTGTCTCTGATTAATAAGTATGCTGAGACTCAAAGCTAA
- the LOC107990382 gene encoding pentatricopeptide repeat-containing protein At4g25270, chloroplastic: MLISLQLLTPPSTSLLLFCSSKPKKSKKERRKLLHQKLLRISKAKQSTDLSFPKSSSTPLLIHSKPFFQSKIQALDAVLTDLETSIDNGLLIDPEIFSSLLELCYQLRAIHHGIRIHRLIPTNLLRRNVGISSKLLRLYASSGYMEDAHQVFDEMGKRNFSAFAWNSLISGYAELGLYEDALALYFQMEEEGVEPDHFTFPRVLKACGGIGSIQIGEAVHRHVVRSGFAGDVFVLNALVDMYSKCGCIVRARKVFDQIVYKDIVSWNSMLTGYTRHGLHFEALDIFDQMIQEGYKPDSVALSTLLSNILSLKFKLHIHGWVIRHGVEWNLSIANSLIVMYAKCGKLNRAKWLFQQMPQKDMVSWNSIISAHFNTTEALTYFEVMESLGVLPDRVTFVSLLSTCAHLGLVKEGGRLYSLMKGKYRIRPTIEHYACMVNLYGRAGMIEEAYKIITKGMEIEAGPTIWGALLYACYLHRNVDIAEIAAERLFELEPDNELNFELLMKIYGNAGRSDDEKRVKLMMAERGLNS; this comes from the coding sequence ATGCTGATTTCTTTGCAACTGTTGACTCCACCCTCAacttctcttcttctcttctgTTCTTCCAAACCCAAAAAATCCAAGAAAGAGAGGCGGAAACTTCTTCACCAAAAACTTCTCCGCATAAGCAAAGCTAAACAGTCCACTGATCTCTCCTTCCCCAAATCCTCGTCAACCCCTCTCTTAATCCACTCCAAACCCTTCTTCCAATCCAAAATTCAAGCCCTTGATGCTGTTCTCACCGACCTTGAAACTTCCATCGACAATGGCCTCCTTATTGATCCTGAAATTTTCTCTTCCCTTTTGGAACTTTGTTACCAATTGCGAGCTATTCACCATGGTATTAGGATTCATCGCTTAATACCCACCAATCTTTTAAGGAGAAATGTGGGTATTTCTTCTAAGCTTCTTCGTCTGTATGCTTCTTCTGGGTACATGGAGGATGCACACCAGGTGTTCGACGAAATGGGTAAACGTAATTTCTCTGCATTTGCTTGGAATTCTCTTATTTCTGGGTATGCTGAACTTGGTCTTTATGAAGATGCTCTGGCGCTTTACTTTCAAATGGAGGAAGAAGGTGTTGAACCTGACCATTTCACTTTTCCTCGTGTGCTCAAGGCCTGTGGTGGTATTGGGTCGATTCAAATCGGAGaggcagtgcatcggcatgtcGTTCGTTCTGGCTTTGCTGGAGATGTCTTTGTCCTCAATGCTTTAGTTGACATGTATTCCAAATGTGGTTGCATTGTGAGGGCTAGGAAAGTGTTTGATCAGATTGTTTATAAGGATATTGTTTCCTGGAACTCAATGCTCACTGGTTACACACGCCATGGGCTTCACTTTGAGGCATTAGACATCTTTGATCAAATGATTCAAGAAGGTTACAAACCTGATTCGGTTGCTTTGTCCACCCTACTTTCTAACATTTTGTCGTTGAAATTCAAGTTACATATCCATGGATGGGTAATTCGACATGGAGTCGAATGGAATTTGTCCATTGCTAACTCCTTGATAGTCATGTATGCCAAATGTGGTAAGCTTAACAGAGCAAAATGGTTGTTCCAGCAAATGCCTCAAAAGGACATGGTCTCATGGAACTCCATAATCTCTGCTCATTTCAATACCACAGAAGCTTTGACATATTTCGAAGTGATGGAAAGCCTTGGTGTTTTGCCAGACCGCGTAACATTTGTATCATTGTTGTCAACTTGTGCTCATCTGGGGTTGGTGAAGGAAGGGGGGAGATTGTATTCTTTGATGAAGGGGAAGTACAGAATAAGACCAACAATTGAACATTATGCTTGTATGGTGAATCTTTATGGGAGAGCAGGTATGATTGAAGAAGCTTATAAAATCATAACGAAAGGGATGGAGATCGAGGCAGGTCCGACCATATGGGGGGCGTTGTTGTATGCGTGTTATCTCCATAGAAATGTAGATATCGCTGAGATTGCTGCTGAAAGACTCTTCGAATTGGAGCCAGATAATGAGCTTAATTTTGAGCTTTTGATGAAGATATATGGCAATGCCGGGAGATCGGACGACGAGAAGCGAGTGAAATTAATGATGGCAGAACGAGGACTGAATTCATAG
- the LOC103483992 gene encoding UMP-CMP kinase isoform X3, which translates to MWRRVVSASHFTFAHKSIANNKDVCKLKFWEAFTTEIPLKEKGTFQRDKTPFITFVLGGPGSGKGTQCMKIVENFGFTHLSAGDLLRREIASNSADGTMILNTIKEGKIVPSELTIRLIQKEMESSDNYKFLIDGFPRSEENRIAFEQIMGVEPDIVLFFDCPEDEMVKRVLNRNQGRVDDNIVTIKKRLKVFDALNLPVVKYYMEKGKLYKIKAVGTVDEIYKQVYPVFASLNFEQVRE; encoded by the exons ATGTGGAGACGAGTAGTTTCAGCCTCTCATTTCACGTTTGCTCATAAGTCTATTGCCAACAATAAG GATGTTTGTAAACTCAAGTTTTGGGAAGCGTTTACTACTGAAATACCCTTAAAG GAAAAGGGTACCTTTCAAAGAGATAAAACACCATTCATAACTTTTGTATTAG GTGGCCCTGGAAGTGGTAAAGGTACACAATGTATGAAGATAGTTGAGAACTTTGGATTTACACATTTGAGTGCTGGAGATCTATTAAGGAGGGAGATAGCTTCCAATAGTGCAGATGG CACCATGATTCTCAACACAATTAAGGAAGGAAAAATAGTTCCTTCGGAATTGACGATCAGACTTATTCAAAAGGAAATGGAATCCAGTGACAATTATAAGTTTCTCATTGATGGGTTTCCGCGGAGTGAGGAAAACCGGATAGCATTTGAACAAATT ATGGGGGTAGAACCAGACATTGTACTCTTTTTTGACTGTCCAGAAGATGAGATGGTGAAGCGGGTGCTCAATCGTAATCAG GGAAGAGTTGATGACAACATTGTCACGATCAAGAAAAGGCTGAAGGTTTTTGACGCATTAAATCTTCCTGTAGTGAAATATTATATGGAGAAGGGAAAGCTTTACAAG ATAAAGGCAGTTGGAACAGTGGATGAAATATACAAACAAGTTTATCCAGTTTTTGCGTCATTGAATTTTGAG CAGGTAAGAGAATGA
- the LOC103483992 gene encoding UMP-CMP kinase isoform X2: MWRRVVSASHFTFAHKSIANNKDVCKLKFWEAFTTEIPLKEKGTFQRDKTPFITFVLGGPGSGKGTQCMKIVENFGFTHLSAGDLLRREIASNSADGTMILNTIKEGKIVPSELTIRLIQKEMESSDNYKFLIDGFPRSEENRIAFEQIMGVEPDIVLFFDCPEDEMVKRVLNRNQGRVDDNIVTIKKRLKVFDALNLPVVKYYMEKGKLYKIKAVGTVDEIYKQVYPVFASLNFEQQVRE; this comes from the exons ATGTGGAGACGAGTAGTTTCAGCCTCTCATTTCACGTTTGCTCATAAGTCTATTGCCAACAATAAG GATGTTTGTAAACTCAAGTTTTGGGAAGCGTTTACTACTGAAATACCCTTAAAG GAAAAGGGTACCTTTCAAAGAGATAAAACACCATTCATAACTTTTGTATTAG GTGGCCCTGGAAGTGGTAAAGGTACACAATGTATGAAGATAGTTGAGAACTTTGGATTTACACATTTGAGTGCTGGAGATCTATTAAGGAGGGAGATAGCTTCCAATAGTGCAGATGG CACCATGATTCTCAACACAATTAAGGAAGGAAAAATAGTTCCTTCGGAATTGACGATCAGACTTATTCAAAAGGAAATGGAATCCAGTGACAATTATAAGTTTCTCATTGATGGGTTTCCGCGGAGTGAGGAAAACCGGATAGCATTTGAACAAATT ATGGGGGTAGAACCAGACATTGTACTCTTTTTTGACTGTCCAGAAGATGAGATGGTGAAGCGGGTGCTCAATCGTAATCAG GGAAGAGTTGATGACAACATTGTCACGATCAAGAAAAGGCTGAAGGTTTTTGACGCATTAAATCTTCCTGTAGTGAAATATTATATGGAGAAGGGAAAGCTTTACAAG ATAAAGGCAGTTGGAACAGTGGATGAAATATACAAACAAGTTTATCCAGTTTTTGCGTCATTGAATTTTGAG CAGCAGGTAAGAGAATGA
- the LOC103483992 gene encoding uncharacterized protein LOC103483992 isoform X1 has product MHWLPCPYSFCTPRPPEGGMLAVPLLVSSFITTLRLWDLNWLHLVLSEEEVLLVSGLPFGGTMVASWMWHFDPKGFHSVHSGYRLFMFHHNMIGCSDSSVTKHWWIRLWKLNIPAKIKILMWRAFHMILPVLTCLVDRRMDISPLCPYCGKHPETITQVVFGCRLAKELWKCFLPVVLSGRNYYFDFSDFCVVLADSLSPLDFSLWCIGCWGLWDDHNDFRVRGVVPDVDAKCWWLSSYVRGNGSSKHKEFKVWPSNFSSAWSFSSGLFCALGCSILARLEYLGCWCGDC; this is encoded by the coding sequence atgCATTGGTTGCCTTGCCCTTATTCTTTCTGTACTCCTCGGCCTCCGGAGGGTGGGATGCTTGCTGTGCCGCTTTTGGTAAGCTCTTTCATTACAACGTTGAGGCTTTGGGATCTCAATTGGCTGCATTTGGTACTTTCAGAAGAGGAAGTCCTGCTGGTTTCGGGACTTCCTTTTGGTGGGACGATGGTGGCATCTTGGATGTGGCACTTTGATCCAAAGGGTTTTCATTCTGTGCACAGTGGGTACCGGTTGTTTATGTTTCATCATAACATGATTGGGTGCTCTGATTCCTCTGTTACTAAACATTGGTGGATTCGTTTGTGGAAGTTGAATATCCCGGCCAAAATCAAGATTTTGATGTGGAGGGCTTTTCATATGATATTACCGGTGCTTACTTGTTTGGTTGATAGGCGGATGGATATCTCTCCTCTTTGTCCTTATTGTGGGAAACATCCTGAAACCATCACTCAAGTGGTTTTTGGTTGCAGGCTTGCAAAGGAGTTGTGGAAGTGTTTTTTGCCAGTGGTGTTGTCTGGtagaaattattattttgatttttctgaTTTTTGTGTTGTGCTTGCGGATTCCCTTTCTCCTCTGGATTTTTCTTTATGGTGTATTGGTTGTTGGGGATTATGGGATGATCACAATGATTTTCGTGTTCGTGGTGTTGTGCCGGATGTTGATGCGAAGTGTTGGTGGTTATCTTCATATGTAAGAGGCAATGGAAGTAGTAAGCACAAGGAATTTAAGGTGTGGCCCTCAAATTTCAGTTCAGCATGGTCTTTCAGCTCGGGGTTGTTTTGTGCTCTCGGATGCAGCATCCTCGCCAGGCTGGAATATTTGGGGTGTTGGTGTGGTGATTGTTGA